In Anaerobaca lacustris, the genomic stretch TTTCCTCAAGCTCCGCAAGACGCGATCGCAGGCCCTCAGCGGCTATCTCGACATCGTCAAGGCGGCGCTGGACAGCGGGGTTCAGCCGCGCTGCCACTTCGAGGACGTCACACGGGCCGATTTCGACGGCTTCGTGCTGCCTTTCGCCAACGAGCTGCTCAAGATCGGCGACGACTACAGCCAGCCGGTCAAGATCCGCCTCTGCGATACGCTGGGGTTCGGGCTTCCGTGGCCCGGCGTGGCTCTGCCCCGCAGCGTTCCGAAGCTGGTGCAAGGTCTGCGAAAGATCGGAGTGCCGGCCGAGCAGCTCGAATGGCACGGCCACAACGATTTCCACAAGGTTCTGGTCGATGCCTCGACCGCCTGGCTCTATGGCTGTTGCGCGGCCAATGCGGCGATTTTCGGCTGCGGCGAGCGGACCGGCAACCCGCCGCTCGAAGCCCTGGTCGTCGAGCACGCCCAGCTCAAGGGGATGACGGAAGGCGTCAACTACGCCGCGATCACCGAGTTGGCCGAGTACGTACGCAAAGAGATGAATTTCGAGATTCCGCGCAACTATCCGCTCGTCGGACGTGATTTCAACGTGACGCGGGCCGGCATCCACGCCGACGGCCTGCTCAAGAACGAAGAGATCTACAACTGCTTCGACACGGAGAAGCTGCTGAAGCGCTCGGTGGGGGTGGCCATCACCGACAAGACGGGCGCCGCGGGCATCAAGCACTGGGTCGAGGCGCATTACGACATCCAGATCGCCAAACACGACCCGCGCATCGTGAAGATCAAAGACCTGATCGACGCCGAGTATGCCGCCGATCGCGTCTCGGTGATCTCGGACGACGAGATGTTCGCCTGGGTCGGCGAGGTCTTCGGGACCGACGTGCCGGCATTGAGATCGTAGGAGTCTGCCGGCTCCACCGTTTCGCACTTGATTCATGGGGATTTGGGCTCATGGACGAGATCAGGGCCGTACTGTTCGATCTTGGGGAGACCCTGCTGACCTTCGGCAAGGTGGGTACGACGAAGCTGATCCTGCAGGGCGCGCGGTCGTCGTACGACTTTCTGCGCCAGGAGGGCCAGCCCATCGGCAGTTTCGCGGGCTACTTCCTGCGCTATCTCGTGCGCCTTCGACTGCGCTATTTCCTCGCCGAGTTCCGGGGCAAGGACTTCGATTCGTTGGCTCTGTTGCAGCAGGTGGGGCGCAGGGAAGGGATCGACTTTTCTCGCGAGCAGTGGGAAGAGGTGATCTGGCGCTGGTACGAGCCGCTGAGCCGACTGGCCGAGATCGAGCCGGATCTGCACGAGACGCTGGCCAACCTGACGGAATCCGGCGTCAGGTTGGGTATCGTCTCCAACACGTTCGTGAATCGCGCCTCGCTCGACAGACAGTTGGCCGGTCTGGGCCTGCTGGATTTCTTCCCCATGCGATTGTACTCCTATGAACTGATGCTGCGCAAGCCCGACGCGCGTCTGTTCCGCATTGCGGCCGAACGGATCGGCGAGGCCCCGGAGCGCATTCTGTTCGTCGGCGACCGCATCGACCTGGACGTCCGGCCCGCACTCGACTGCGGTATGGCCGCCGCACTGAAGGATGCCTACACCAATCGCGGCAAGGCGACCCCGGCCGGAGCCCATCGGATCGAAAACGTCGCCGAATTGCCGGCCCTCATCGAGCGGATCAACTCCTCGGCAACCCAGCCTGCTTCGACCTGAGAGGAACACCGGACCCATTCGTGGCAACGGGAGGCCAAAGCGGATTGACATGCGTTGGTTTCCCTCATAGTATCGCGGCTCAACCATCCATACGATGAACGCCTTACTTCGAGGAGAACGCCGATGGCAGCAGGCAAAACGATTGACGTAACGGATGCCGATTTCGGGACGCAGGTTTTGGAGTCCGACGTGCCGGTAGTCGTGGACTTCTGGGCGCCGTGGTGCGGTCCGTGTCGCATGGCGGCGCCGGTGCTCGAAAAGATCGCCGACGAATATGACGGAAGAGCGAAGATCTGCAAGGTCAATATCGACGACGAGCGGCAGGTGGCCACCCAGTACGGGATTATGAGCATTCCCACTCTGTTCGTATTCGACGACGGGCAGCTCGTCGACCAGATCACCGGGATCACCCCGAACTTCGAGGCCGATGTGAAGAAACGGCTCGACGCGGCACTTGCGGCGAAGTAGATCTTATCGGTCTGTAGTGGAGATGTCATGGCTGAGACGATTCATGACGTGATTATCATCGGCGCCGGTCCGGCCGGCCTCGGGGCCGGCCTGTACACCGCCCGCGACCGGCTCGACACGCTGATTCTCGAAAAGTTCATGCCGGGCGGCCAGATCAACAACACCGACCGGATTGAGAACTATCCCGGCTTCGAGAAGATCGATGGGCCGGGCCTGATCGAGAACATGCAGAAGCAGGTCGAGAGCTTCGGCGCCCAGATCAAGAACGGGGTCGACGTCGACCGTCTGGAGAAGCGCGACGACGGCCCGATCGTGGTCCACGCCGGCAAAGACACGCACGTTGCGCGGGCGGTGATTCTCTCGCCCGGAAGCAGCTACCGCAAGCTAGGTGTGCCGGGCGAGGACGAGTTTCGCAACGCCGGAGCGGGCGTCAGTTACTGCGGCACCTGCGATGCGCCGTTCTTTCGCGAGAAGGCCGTCGTCTCCGTCGGAGGCGGCAACACGGCGCTCGAGGAGACGCTGCACCTGGCCAAGTACGCCAGCAAGGTGACGCTGATCCACCGCCGCAACGAGTTTCGAGCCGAGAAGGTGCTCGTCGAAGAGCTGCTGGCCAAGGCCAACGAGCCGGACTCGAATCTGGCGATCAAGTATGATACCGTCGCCACGGCGATCGAGGGCGAAGGCAAGGTCCAGTCGGTCAAGCTCCGGAACGTCAAGACGAATGAGGAAGAATCCTATCCCTGCGACGGCGTCTTCATCTTCGTCGGCATGGTCCCCAACACGGACTTTCTCAAGGGGTTCGTGGAACTGACGGACGTCGGGTTCATCAAGTGCGACTGTGCGTATCTCAGAACGAGCGTTCCCGGCGTGTTTGCGGCCGGCGACTGCCGGATCGGCGCCGCGATGCAATTGGTCACCGCGGTGGCCGATGGGGTCAACGCTGCGATGCAATTGAAGCAGTACTTCCGCGATCCGGCGTGGTGGAACATGCCCGTCAGCGACATGCTCAGTCCGGGCGGATGGTGAGTGCTCGTAGGATCGATAGGACGAATGGGACCTATAGGACCTCTCACCAGAAGATGATGTAGAAGACCGCGACCGCTACCAGGACCAGCGCGGCGGCGATCTTCACCTCGGGTGCGGTTCGGGTGTCAAGGTCTTCGCGGACGGGCAGCACTCTGGGTTTATCCAGCGGCTTGAGAACGGTGATCAATCCCATGATCGCCACGACGATCCCGAAGGTCAGAGCGACCTGGATCAGAAAGTGCAGCTTCTGCGAGAACGCCTGGAACAGCCCGTAGATCACGGGGCCGCAGACCAGGGCCGCCACACCCGCGGCGCCGGGCGCTTTCGCGACCACCATGCCAAAGAGGAACGCCGCGACTACGCCAGGCCAGATGTAGCCCTGGAATTGCTGGATGTAATTGAAGACGCCGCCAAATCGCGGATCGGCCAGCCTCGGAGCGAGCAGGCAGCCGGCGACGACAAACGCGGCCGTGGTGACGCGGCCCAGGAGCAACAGCCGCGATTGCGAGGCCGTTCGGTCGAGCAGTCGGTTGTAGAGATCCATCGTGAAGATCGTCGAGGCCGAGTTGAGCATGGAGGCCAGCGAGCTGATGACGGCGCCGGCGATGGCCGCGAGCATGAACCCGCGCAGGCCCGCCGGGACCAGGTTGCGGATCAGTGTCGGGAACGCCTCATCGGGTTTGGTCATCTGCTCGCCGTAGAGCTGATACGACATGATGCCGGGCAGCACGATGGCGAAGGGGATCAGCAGCCAGAGCGCCCCGGCGAAGATCACGCCAAGCTGGCCGTCCCGCAGCGTCTTTGCGGCCAGGTTCCGCTGCACGATGAACTGGTTCAGGCCGCAGTAATACACCAGCACGATCCACATGCCCGACAGCACGCCCGTCCAGGGCAGCCCCTCATGGCCGGCCGGCAGAACCATATGGAGCTTGTCGGCGTTGGCCGTGGCAAACGTCTCCCAGCCGCCGCAGGCGCGCAGACCCAGGAAGAACGTGACGATGCCGCCGATCAGCAGCGCGCCGCCCTGGAACAGGTCGGCCCAGGCCACCGCCTTGAGTCCTCCCCAGACGGTGTAGAGCGCGGCGATCGAGCCAATGAGCCAGATGCTCCTGGTCAGGCTCACGCCGAAGATGCTCTGGAGGGTCAGGCCGCCGGAATAGAGCACGGCCGTTAGCAGCACGGCGACGTAGATCACTACCGTCGTCAGCGCCATGAGGGCCCGTGCGGCAGAGTTGTAACGGTATTCGAGGTATTCGGGCATGGTGTAGATGCCCGCCTTCAGGAAGCGGGGCAGCAGGGTGAAGGCGATCACCACGATGCCGATGCTGCCGAACAACTGCCAGTTGCTCACGGCCAGGCCGACGTCGCCGGCGCCCTGGCCGGCCATCCCGACGAACTGCTCGGTGGAGATGTTGGCGGCGACGATGGACAGTCCGATGAGCGGCCAGGTCAGGCCGCGACCGGCCAGGAAGTAATCCTCGCTGGTCTTCTCGCACCGGCTCTTGAACATACTGAAGGCGACGACCGCGCCGATGAACGCCAGGAACACACCGATGTCGAAGGGATTCAGATCCATGCGCCGGCCCATCCAAGAACACTGCTTCGGGACATTCGTCACGTCATTATAGAGGCTGTCCGCGCCGCCTCAACGGCAAAGTCATCGTGTTGATAACCGGGCACGCCCGATAACGTGTTCTGCTGCGCGCCTCGGGCGCCGCGAAACCGGATTCGCGCGGGCGCAAGGCCGCTCCGACCACGTGCGGTTCAATCCGGATACAGTCGCGGGGCGGTCGTGCCGATAGCGCGTCTGTAAGGGCAGCCGGTGAAGGCTGCCTGGGGGCATAAGGACAGGCCATCGCCATCGCGATCGATGCTGTGGATCGCCGGCCACCCGACGCTGTTCTCCAAGCAACGCCGTCGGGAAACACGGAAAGGCAACGCATCATGTTGAATCACTCCGGGCAGATGCTCGACAGGCGTCACTTCCTCAAGACAGTGCTTGCCGTGGCAGGCGGACTGACGACGTTCGGATCGAGTCGGACCTTCGCCGAGGGGCACAAGGAACCGGCGCGCTGGGCGTTCCTGTCGGACACGCACATCGCCGGCGACCCCGACAACAAGTATCGAGGTTTCCGGCCCCATCAGAATCTCAAGGAGGTCTGCCATCAGATTGCGGCTTGCCCTCCTGAAGGCCTGGTCGTCACCGGCGACGTGGCGCGCCTGAACGGCCGCGCGGGCGACTATCAGAACTTCCGCGACCTCGTCGCACCGGTTGCTTGCGAGCACCCCATCCACCTGGCGACGGGCAATCATGACGATCGAGACAACTTCCTGCGTGCCTTCCAGAGATCCCGCCACCCATCGTGGGTGGTCAACGGCAAGCACATGCTCACCGTCAACGCCGGCCCGGTCAAGCTGATCATCCTCGATTCGCTGCTCTTCGTGGACCTGCCGTGGGGCCGCCTGGGCAAAGGGCAATGCGCCTGGCTCCAGACGTACCTTCGCGCCTGCGACGAGGGCCCGGTGGTCCTGATGCTCCACCATCCGGTTATCGGCAAGGACGCCCTCTGGGACGCCAGGTCGCTGCTGCAACTCGTCACGCCCAGCCGGAAGGTCAAGGCCATCGTTCATGGGCATTCGCACCGGTTCGGATTCTCCCAGTTCGAGGGCGTCCATCTGATCAGCCTGCCGGCCACCGGGTACAACATGGATGGCGACCAGCCCGTCGGCTGGGTCGAAGCCCATCTGGGCGCCCGCGAAGGCCTGTTCACTCTGCACGCGTTGGAGGGCAACACCCGGCCCGATGGCCATACCACCCGCCTGCCCTGGCGAACATAGGCTTGCCAGTTCCGGGCCAAAGTGATATACCCTGACTTGTGAGCCGTGATCCGGGCCACAGACGACGGGTCACGGGCGACGTGCTGTGACCAACCCTTTTGGCTATGGAGAAGGACTTACGATGTCGAAGCTGCCGGGATTCTCAGTGTTGTCGAGCGTGCTGTTCCTTTCGGTCCTCCTGTTCCCGCTGGGTGCAAGCGCCGGGTCGGCTCCCGCGTTGCCCCTGGACTGGGAGAACGAGCAGATGATCGGCTTCAACAAGGAGCCGGCGCATTGCACGCTCACGCCGTATGGCGATATCGAAAGCGCCCTGGAGGGCATTCGCGAGGCTTCGCCGTTCTACCGATCGCTCAACGGGACGTGGAAGTTCCACTGGGTCAGCAAGCCGGCTGAGAGGCCGACGGACTTCTACAAGCCGGCCTTCGATGTCAGCGGTTGGGACGATATTCGTGTGCCCGCCAACTGGCAGGAATTCGGCTATGGTCGGCCCATCTACCTGAACATGCTGTACCCCTTCCCGCCCAATCCGCCTCGCATCCCGCACGACTACAATCCCGTTGGCTCGTACCGAAGGGTCTTCGAGATCCCTGCGTCGTGGGACGGGCGGGAGGTCTTTCTGCACTTCGCCGGGGTCGATAGCGCGTTTTACGTCTGGGTCAACGGCTGTAAGGTCGGCTACAGCCAGGACAGCATGACTGCGGCCGAGTTCAACGTCACCGAGTACCTCCGTCCGGGTAAGAACGTCCTGGCCGTGGAAGTCTACCGTTGGTCCGACGGCAGTTACCTCGAAGACCAGGACATGTGGCGGCTCAGCGGAATCCATCGCGGGGTTCATCTGTTTGCCACGCCCAAGGTCCACATCCGTGACTTCTTCGTCCGCAGCACGCTGGACGATCTCTATCAGGACGGCATCCTGATGATCCGCCCGAAGCTGGCGACCTATGCCGACGTTCCGCTGCAAGGCTGGACCGTCCAGGCGAGGCTCTACGACGACCGCAAGGAGTCGGTGCTGGGCGAGCCGCTCAAGATCGACGTCAAGGCGATTCTGAACGAACGCTATCCGCAGAGGGACAACGTCAAGTTCGCCCTGATGGAGACGCGAATCCCGAATCCCAGGAAATGGTCGGCCGAGACGCCCAACCTTTACACGCTGGTTCTGTCGCTCCATGATGCCGACGGCAACGTGATCGAAGCGGAGAGCTGCAGGGTCGGGTTCCGCAAGGTGGAGATCAAAGACGGCCAGCTCCTGGTCAACGGGCGGTCGATCAAGCTCTTCGGCGTCAACCGTCACGAGCACGATCCCGACCACGGCCGGGCGGTCCCGCTGGGCCGGATGATCCAGGACATCAAGCTGCTCAAGCAGAACAACATCAACGCCGTCCGCACCTCGCACTATCCCAACGACCCGCAGTGGTACGAGCTGTGCGATTTGTACGGCATCTATCTGATCGACGAGGCCAATCTGGAGACGCATGGGCAGGGCGGCTATCTCAGCAACGTCCCGAGCTGGCACAGCGCGTTCGTCGATCGCGCCGTTCGCATGGTCGAACGCGACAAGAACCATCCGTCGGTGATCATCTGGTCGCTGGGCAACGAGAGCGGCTGCGGGCCCAATCACGCGGCGATGGCGGCCTGGATTCGCGACTACGATCCCACCCGGCCGATCCACTACGAAGGCGCCGTCGGGGAACCCAGGGACCCGTACTACGTCGATATGAGAAGCCGGATGTACGCCCGAATCCCCGAGATCGTGCGCATGGCAACGGATCCGCGCGACGAGCGGCCGATGGTGCTGTGCGAGTACGCCCACGCGATGGGCAACTCGGTCGGCAACCTCAAGGAGTACTGGGACGCCATCCGCACGCACAAGCGGCTCATCGGCGGGTTCATCTGGGACTGGGTCGATCAGGGGCTGCGCAAGTACGACGACGACGGCTCGATGTTCTGGGCCTACGGAGGCGACTTCGGAGACAACCCCAACGACGGCAACTTCTGCTGCAACGGCCTGGTCCAGCCCGACCGCAAGCCCAACCCCTCGCTGTACGAGGTCAAGAAGGTCTACCAGCGCATCCACGTCACGCCCGTGGACGCGGCCGCAGGTGTCGTTGCCGTCGCGAACGAATACGACTTCGTCGATCTGGGCTTCGTCGATGCCACGTGGGAGCTGAGCCGCGACGGGACGGTGATCCAGAAGGGCGAACTGCCCAAGCTGGCTGTGGTCGTCGGGAGCACGCAGAACGTCACGATCCCCTTCACAGCGCCGATGCCGGACAGTGCCGCCGAGTACTGGCTCACAGTTGCCTTCGCATTGGCCGAAGACCATCGCTGGGCGCCCAAGGGTCACATCGTCGCGTGGGACCAGTTCCAGATTCCGTTCCAGACGCCGGCGCCGACCGTCGCGGACTTCCGCCTGATGGCCGACGTGACGCTGCATCAGGAATCCGAGGCGTATACGGTCAACAATCCGCACTTCAAGGTCACTGTCGGCAACCGCAGCGGCGCGCTGGAATCCTTTGTCTTCAGGGGCGTCGAGTTGGTTGCCGCGCCGTTGGCGCCCAACTTCTGGCGTCCGCCCATCGACAACGACAACGGCAATGGCATGCCGCGCCGCCTGGGTGTCTGGCGCAAGGCCGGACCGGATCGGACGATCGAGTCAGTGCGGGCCGAGCAAATCAATCCCAAGATGGTGCGCATCACGGTCGAAGCCACACTGCCGGTCGGCGACGGCACGCGATGTGTCACCACGTACGATGTCTACGGCACCGGCGACGTGGTCGTCGCCATGAGCGTTACCCCGTCGGGCGACAGGATTCCCGATCTGCCTCGTTACGGGATGCAGATGGCGATTCCCGGGCAGTTCTCGAGGATGACCTGGTTCGGGCGGGGCCCGCAGGAGACCTACTGGGACCGCCAGACCGGCGCCGCGGTCGGACGGTACTCCGGCCGGGTCGAAGAGCAGATTCACGTCTACGTACGGCCTCAGGAGAACGGCAACAAGACCGACGTCCGCTGGATGACCCTGACGAACGATCACGGGGCGGGCCTGCTCGCGGTCGGGATGCCCCTGCTCAGCGCCAGCGCCTGGCCGTTCAGCATGGAGGATCTTGAGAAGGCCACGCATATCCACAAGCTGCCTCGGCGCACCTTCATCACGGTGAACCTCGACGACAAGCAGATGGGCGTCGGCGGCGACGACAGTTGGGGCGCCCGGCCGCACCCGCAGTACACGCTGCCGGCCAAGCCCTACACCTATCGTTTCCGGCTGCGACCGTACAGCCCCGACATGGGAGACATCGCGTCCCTGGCCCGCTACGAGCTGCCCGTCGTGCGTTGAGCCCGGACACTCAGTGCGTTGGCGCGTGGTTTTTCGGGGATTTTTGCCTGGGGGCCCTGTAACATGGGCTGCGACCGCGCAATTGAACGTATGTCGATGGTCGGTGCTATGGCAAAACCTGTTGAGCAAACACCTTACGACGACCTCGTGGTACAGGCCAAGACGCAGGCCGGCGCTTTGGCCAGGCTTTATGAGCTGTATTACGACCGGATCTACAGGTTTTGCGTTCACCGTCTGTACAGTACCGCGGCGGCTGAGGACATCACCTCCGGCGTGTTCCTGACGGTGGCGGCGGCGATTCGACAGTTCAAAGGCTGCACGGAGCAGGATTTCCGGGCCTGGATCTTCACCATCGCCGCCAACCAGGCCAACGCGTACATCCGGAAGACCTCGCGACGCAAGAGACTGATGGAGAATGTCGTGGCGATGCGACGGGCGGCCCAGCCGCAGCCCCAGGGATATCAGGACTGGTCGTATATGGACTGGCCGACTTTGTATACCGCTATCCTGCAACTGAAGCCCGAGCATCAGACAGTGCTGACGTTGCGATTCTTCGAGAATATGGATTTCGACGAGATAGGCCGAATTATGGATGCCAAGCCCGCGACAATCCGGGTCACGCTGCACAGGGTGCTGCGCAGGCTCAGAGGAGTTCTGCGAGACGATTTTGGCCCAGAGGAGCGCGATGAAGGAGCGTGATTTCGAGAGACTGGTTGGGGGTTTGGAGATCGACACCGAACCGAATGCGGCCCACAAGGACCGTCTGCGACAGCAGATGCTGGCGACGTTCGAGACGGTCGGTCGGTCGATCGGGCCATCCTTGGCGCCGACCCCGCAGAAGGCATCGCCTACGGTGTTGCGGCTGGTGGCGAAGGTGGCGGTCGCGGCGGTCATCGTCGTTGCTGCGATCTTCGGCACTCAGGCGGTGGTCCGGCACGCCTCGGGCCCGCCGAGCCTCAATCAGGTCAGGCAGGCCACGCAGAGAATGGCCTGGCTGCATGCGGTGGTCACCGAGCACCGCGACGGGACGGTTCGCACCGAGCAGCACTGGAACGATTTCTCCTCCCGCAAGGCGTACATCCTCGCCTCCGATCGCTCCGTGATTGTCTCCGAGTTCGGATCGGGTCGGCGTGAGCTGCTGTACAGCCCGCAGATCAGGGCGGTGGTCGTCAGCGAGTTGCCCGGCCGGGGCCTCTTCGGCGCCGATTCGGCGTACACGCTCGTCGATTCGTTCTCTGTCTTCGCGGCCAGGAACGACGTCACCGTCGCGCAGTGGACCGAGCGCCATGAAGGGCGGAAGGTCCTGATGTACGAGATTGACAGGGCCGATCCCGGCGTCACCATCGGTGGCAGACGCGTCGATCGGCTCCGGATGAGACTCATGGCCGATCCGGAGACGCGGCGGCTCGTCGGCGCCCATGTCGAGCAGCGCAACAGCGCCGGGGCCATGCTCAGCCGCCAGGAATGGGTCGTGAGCTATCCTCAGTCGGGCCCGATGAGCATCTACGACCTCGGCGTGCCCGAGTCCGCCAGGGTCCTCGATCACACCAGTCAGACGATCGGGACCCCTTCGCAGGAACCCCGGCCGATTCCCACGCCGGAGGATCTGGGCCGCTCCAGGCTGATGCCGCTCGAGATCGCGCTGCCCAGACCGGTGTTCGTCGGAACGCCGATGGACGTCCGGATGCCGAACCTCGAACGGCCCCGAACAGGTCCGCGACCGCCGTTCCTGGTGCCGTTGGGGACGACGAATGTCGCCCTGGGAAAGCCGGTCTTCTCCAGCGACCCTGAGCCACTGATCGGGACTCTCGCCATGATCACCGACGGCGACAAGGAGGCCACCGACGGCAGCGTCGTCGAACTGGGGCCGGGCGTTCAACATGTCACGATCGATCTGCTGGAACGCCATGAGATCTATGCGATCGTGGTCTGGCACTACCATCTTCGGCCCCACGTTTATCG encodes the following:
- a CDS encoding 2-isopropylmalate synthase; translated protein: MAEKDLRLVDTDKPNLYRETFPYSEFPKVIFDHERVEYEIPEKIWITDTTFRDGQQAKPPFMPEQILRIYDLLHEIDGGTGLIRQCEFFLYSERDRKAVELCQERGYEYPEITGWIRAVAADFKLVSQMGLKETGILTSASDYHIFLKLRKTRSQALSGYLDIVKAALDSGVQPRCHFEDVTRADFDGFVLPFANELLKIGDDYSQPVKIRLCDTLGFGLPWPGVALPRSVPKLVQGLRKIGVPAEQLEWHGHNDFHKVLVDASTAWLYGCCAANAAIFGCGERTGNPPLEALVVEHAQLKGMTEGVNYAAITELAEYVRKEMNFEIPRNYPLVGRDFNVTRAGIHADGLLKNEEIYNCFDTEKLLKRSVGVAITDKTGAAGIKHWVEAHYDIQIAKHDPRIVKIKDLIDAEYAADRVSVISDDEMFAWVGEVFGTDVPALRS
- a CDS encoding HAD family hydrolase; the protein is MDEIRAVLFDLGETLLTFGKVGTTKLILQGARSSYDFLRQEGQPIGSFAGYFLRYLVRLRLRYFLAEFRGKDFDSLALLQQVGRREGIDFSREQWEEVIWRWYEPLSRLAEIEPDLHETLANLTESGVRLGIVSNTFVNRASLDRQLAGLGLLDFFPMRLYSYELMLRKPDARLFRIAAERIGEAPERILFVGDRIDLDVRPALDCGMAAALKDAYTNRGKATPAGAHRIENVAELPALIERINSSATQPAST
- the trxA gene encoding thioredoxin, which codes for MAAGKTIDVTDADFGTQVLESDVPVVVDFWAPWCGPCRMAAPVLEKIADEYDGRAKICKVNIDDERQVATQYGIMSIPTLFVFDDGQLVDQITGITPNFEADVKKRLDAALAAK
- the trxB gene encoding thioredoxin-disulfide reductase produces the protein MAETIHDVIIIGAGPAGLGAGLYTARDRLDTLILEKFMPGGQINNTDRIENYPGFEKIDGPGLIENMQKQVESFGAQIKNGVDVDRLEKRDDGPIVVHAGKDTHVARAVILSPGSSYRKLGVPGEDEFRNAGAGVSYCGTCDAPFFREKAVVSVGGGNTALEETLHLAKYASKVTLIHRRNEFRAEKVLVEELLAKANEPDSNLAIKYDTVATAIEGEGKVQSVKLRNVKTNEEESYPCDGVFIFVGMVPNTDFLKGFVELTDVGFIKCDCAYLRTSVPGVFAAGDCRIGAAMQLVTAVADGVNAAMQLKQYFRDPAWWNMPVSDMLSPGGW
- a CDS encoding SLC5 family protein, with product MDLNPFDIGVFLAFIGAVVAFSMFKSRCEKTSEDYFLAGRGLTWPLIGLSIVAANISTEQFVGMAGQGAGDVGLAVSNWQLFGSIGIVVIAFTLLPRFLKAGIYTMPEYLEYRYNSAARALMALTTVVIYVAVLLTAVLYSGGLTLQSIFGVSLTRSIWLIGSIAALYTVWGGLKAVAWADLFQGGALLIGGIVTFFLGLRACGGWETFATANADKLHMVLPAGHEGLPWTGVLSGMWIVLVYYCGLNQFIVQRNLAAKTLRDGQLGVIFAGALWLLIPFAIVLPGIMSYQLYGEQMTKPDEAFPTLIRNLVPAGLRGFMLAAIAGAVISSLASMLNSASTIFTMDLYNRLLDRTASQSRLLLLGRVTTAAFVVAGCLLAPRLADPRFGGVFNYIQQFQGYIWPGVVAAFLFGMVVAKAPGAAGVAALVCGPVIYGLFQAFSQKLHFLIQVALTFGIVVAIMGLITVLKPLDKPRVLPVREDLDTRTAPEVKIAAALVLVAVAVFYIIFW
- a CDS encoding metallophosphoesterase family protein, yielding MLNHSGQMLDRRHFLKTVLAVAGGLTTFGSSRTFAEGHKEPARWAFLSDTHIAGDPDNKYRGFRPHQNLKEVCHQIAACPPEGLVVTGDVARLNGRAGDYQNFRDLVAPVACEHPIHLATGNHDDRDNFLRAFQRSRHPSWVVNGKHMLTVNAGPVKLIILDSLLFVDLPWGRLGKGQCAWLQTYLRACDEGPVVLMLHHPVIGKDALWDARSLLQLVTPSRKVKAIVHGHSHRFGFSQFEGVHLISLPATGYNMDGDQPVGWVEAHLGAREGLFTLHALEGNTRPDGHTTRLPWRT
- a CDS encoding glycoside hydrolase family 2 TIM barrel-domain containing protein, whose product is MSKLPGFSVLSSVLFLSVLLFPLGASAGSAPALPLDWENEQMIGFNKEPAHCTLTPYGDIESALEGIREASPFYRSLNGTWKFHWVSKPAERPTDFYKPAFDVSGWDDIRVPANWQEFGYGRPIYLNMLYPFPPNPPRIPHDYNPVGSYRRVFEIPASWDGREVFLHFAGVDSAFYVWVNGCKVGYSQDSMTAAEFNVTEYLRPGKNVLAVEVYRWSDGSYLEDQDMWRLSGIHRGVHLFATPKVHIRDFFVRSTLDDLYQDGILMIRPKLATYADVPLQGWTVQARLYDDRKESVLGEPLKIDVKAILNERYPQRDNVKFALMETRIPNPRKWSAETPNLYTLVLSLHDADGNVIEAESCRVGFRKVEIKDGQLLVNGRSIKLFGVNRHEHDPDHGRAVPLGRMIQDIKLLKQNNINAVRTSHYPNDPQWYELCDLYGIYLIDEANLETHGQGGYLSNVPSWHSAFVDRAVRMVERDKNHPSVIIWSLGNESGCGPNHAAMAAWIRDYDPTRPIHYEGAVGEPRDPYYVDMRSRMYARIPEIVRMATDPRDERPMVLCEYAHAMGNSVGNLKEYWDAIRTHKRLIGGFIWDWVDQGLRKYDDDGSMFWAYGGDFGDNPNDGNFCCNGLVQPDRKPNPSLYEVKKVYQRIHVTPVDAAAGVVAVANEYDFVDLGFVDATWELSRDGTVIQKGELPKLAVVVGSTQNVTIPFTAPMPDSAAEYWLTVAFALAEDHRWAPKGHIVAWDQFQIPFQTPAPTVADFRLMADVTLHQESEAYTVNNPHFKVTVGNRSGALESFVFRGVELVAAPLAPNFWRPPIDNDNGNGMPRRLGVWRKAGPDRTIESVRAEQINPKMVRITVEATLPVGDGTRCVTTYDVYGTGDVVVAMSVTPSGDRIPDLPRYGMQMAIPGQFSRMTWFGRGPQETYWDRQTGAAVGRYSGRVEEQIHVYVRPQENGNKTDVRWMTLTNDHGAGLLAVGMPLLSASAWPFSMEDLEKATHIHKLPRRTFITVNLDDKQMGVGGDDSWGARPHPQYTLPAKPYTYRFRLRPYSPDMGDIASLARYELPVVR
- a CDS encoding RNA polymerase sigma factor; amino-acid sequence: MAKPVEQTPYDDLVVQAKTQAGALARLYELYYDRIYRFCVHRLYSTAAAEDITSGVFLTVAAAIRQFKGCTEQDFRAWIFTIAANQANAYIRKTSRRKRLMENVVAMRRAAQPQPQGYQDWSYMDWPTLYTAILQLKPEHQTVLTLRFFENMDFDEIGRIMDAKPATIRVTLHRVLRRLRGVLRDDFGPEERDEGA